From Aegilops tauschii subsp. strangulata cultivar AL8/78 chromosome 5, Aet v6.0, whole genome shotgun sequence:
TCCACCGTCATGATCTCCTACTCCAGCTGGAACGGGGTCAAGATGCACGCCAACCAAGATCTGGTCACTGGATACCTCAAGGACACGCTCAAATTCCAGGTAGAAAAGAAGGGAAAACAATTGCACTCGTGGTGTTCTTCACCCGTTGGATTCTTGCTCCTAGTCTTCAGATTTTCAGATGTTCATTGCCGTTGTCGCATCTTGACTGCAGGGCTTCGTGATCTCAGATTGGATGGGCATTGACAAGCTCACGACCCCTTATGGGGCGGACTACCCCTACTCGGTCAAGGCTTCTGTTCTTGCTGGCCTTGACATGGTGAGCAAGACAGACGGGAGACTGACTCTGTGATGTGAATGTAGTGTTGCTTGCTGAGGTTGATGTTTCTCCTGATGTTGCAGATCATGGTGCCTAAGAACTACACGCAGTTCATCAGCATCCTGACTGGCTACGTCAACAGCGGAGTAGTCCCGATGAGCAGGATCGACGACGCCGTCACCCGGATCCTGCGCGTCAAGTTCGCCATGGGCCTGTTCGAGAACCCTTACGCCGATCCCGCCATGGCTGAGCAGCTAGGCAAGCAGGTACTGACTGATGAAACTCTGGTACTGAATTCAGAAAGTTGCTGCCGACTTCAGAATTTTTTGCTTGAGCTCCTGAATTCTTGATTTATGGTGTGCTGCTACTTGGTATATGCAGGAGCACAGAGATTTGGCGAGGGAGGCGGTGAGGAAGTCGCTGGTGCTCCTGAAGAATGGCAAGACGAGCGACGCGCCGATGCTGCCGCTGTCCAAGAAGGCGCCCAAGATcctcgttgccggcagccacgccgaCAACCTGGGCTACCAGTGCGGCGGCTGGACGATCGAGTGGCAGGGCGACTCCGGGCGCATCACGGTGGGCATCACCATCCTCGACGCCGTGAGGGCGGCCGTGGACCCGTCGACCACCGTGGTGTTCGCGGAGAACCCGGACGCGGAGTTCGTCAGGAACGGCGGCTTCTCCTACGCGATCGTGGCGGTGGGCGAGCACCCGTACACGGAGACAGCGGGCGACAACCTGAACCTGACCATCCCGGAGCCCGGGCAGAGCACCGTGCAGGCGGTGTGCGGCGCCGTGCGGTGCGCGACGGTGCTCATCAGCGGCCGGCCAATGGTGGCGCAGCCGCTCCTGGCCGCATCGGACGCGCTGGTGGCGGCGTGGCTCCCCGGCTCGGAGGGTCAGGGCGTCACCGACGCGCTGTTCGGCGACTACGGGTTCACCGGGAGGCTGGCGCGGACGTGGTTCAAGTCGGTGGACCAGCTGCCGATGAACGTCGGCGACGCGCACTACGACCCGCTCTTCCCGCTCGGATTCGGCCTCACCACCGAGGGGACCTCGCAAGGGGACGGGGTGGCGCTACACAGCAGCATGTGATGGCGGTCAAGAACCGTGGACCTTGCTTCCTGCGCGCCATGGCTCTACCGTGGCACTGCGCGAGTTACCATTCTTTATAGAACAAGTTACCATGGTGGTAATATTCATCACTTTTCACCAGACGGAGCGGTGTGGTAAATGTATCCTCACTATTATATGATGGTACTAAAACATACGCAAGCTGTGGCAAATGTATCCTCACTATTATGATAATACTAAAATATACTGAAGCTATGGTAAATGTATCCTCATTACTAGTAGTATGATGATACTAAAAATCATGACAATTAGTTACTACCATTCCCGCAAAAAGAAAATACTACCATCATAAAACTTAGGgtcatactcccttcgttcccaaatataagtcattttagatatttcaacaagtgactacatacgaagcaaaatgagtgaatctgcactctaaaatatgtctacatacatccgtacgttgtagtccatttgaaatgcctaaaaagacttatatttaggaatggagagagtatATTGTTACAAGTGAAAATGCTAAATGGAGGACGAGCTCCATGGAGCcctttattttttttaaatttaaTACCTCATTTTCAAGTTCAAAAAAAATCTTGAAGGATCACACACATTCATACAGATGTATAGTATATGTGTGTAAAATTAGAAGATGATATACATTATGTTTGCTATGAAAATgcatgaatttgtcttttttgtgtaGCTCTTACCATAATGTATTCCATCATCATACTTTACACACATGTTAAACACATTAATATGAACGTGTATGATTTTTTCAGAATTTCTTGGCACTTAAAAATATGTTTTTCAATTTTTTCAAAAAACAAGCTCcgtctcctccctccctcccaatCCAATCTAGGGGCTGCCGCAGCCCCTTTCCTTGTCGCCGCCGGAGCGACGCGGAGCAAAGCCAGGCAGCGGATGATGCTGGCGGGGAGGGGACGGGCTTCCTTTCGCAGTCGCGGTGGATATTCGCACGGGTGTCCTGCTTTGACGTGGCGTCCTCCGGCGTTGGTGGCACAACGATGCAGATTCTTCCGTCGTCGATGACTCACCCAGGCGGGGCGGCGGTTCTGGGTCGTGACACCGCTGCGGCTCCGGTCGTGGGCGGTTTTCGGCGGCAGGGACGTCCCCATGGGGTGTGTTGGATGACGGTGGAGGAGGATCTGGTGGACCAGCCGGTGATGGGCACGAGGTTGCCAGTGAAAGCTTGATTCGGCCTCAGCCGTAACTGTCGACGACGGCGCCCGTGGGCGTCGTTATCTCGTTGGAGGTGTTGTGGGGCGATTTGCGTTCCTGTGCGCCGTGGGGGAAACCCCAGATTTGGATTCCAGATCGGATGAAGGTGAGGTCGATGCGCCCTCACCCCCATGGAGGCGTCATCTTTGGGGTTGTACATCGGCTGGAGGGACAAGTGTTTGGATTCGATGGCTGGGCGCAGGTCTCCGCATGCTTCTCGTGCGGTGACCAAGGTGGAGCGGTGTGCCATCTACACTATCGACGGCGGCGAGTCTTTGCGGCAAGGTGCAGCGAGGTCTCTGTGTTGGATACTGTTTGATGGGCGCGCGCAGGAGGGTGGTCAGTGATGTTGTCTGACatcatggtggcgtcgatggcagaaGGGTCTGGCAAGGTCAATGCATTGATTACTCCTGAAGATGGGATGACAAAAGATGGCAGTGACAGATTCTATAATGTGCACATGCGGTGCACGCTGAGGGTCTCCTAGACCAGTTAGTGCTCCCGGCTAGGTCAGGACACACCATCAACCTTGTAGGTAGGACGACAATTTTCGCTAGAAAAACGTCTTTGGTTGATTCATGTATTTATTTTGTAAGATCTTGTTAAATAATTCTATAAAAATTGTTGTGTGCATCGCTCAATGCAGGGACAGAGTTATCCTTCTTTTcgaaaagaaaaatagagctcgTCTCCAAAAGCTGCTATTGAGTGTTAGTaagtacagtactactacagTGATAACTGTTATCAGATCGTCAAGTGCAAATGCGAGTGTCATAGTACTAATGTTAAGAGCAGCTTGTTCATATTTGGTTCCAAATTTTTTAGATTCCTGGTCAATAACTCATTCATCTCTATATTCTCTCTGATGTTTTAATAATATTTTGTAACTACCATTTCAACTTCATTTTGGAAATGCTCGTGTCCTtgtttctgaaggaaatatgccctagaggcaataatatagttattatttattttcttatttcatgataaatgtttattattcatgctagaattgtattaaccggaaacttgatacatgtgtgaatacatagacaaaatagagtgtcactagtatgcctctacttgactagctcgttgaatcaaagatggttaagtttcctagccatagacgtgagttgtcatttgattaacgggatcacatcattaaagaatgatgtggttgacttgacccattccgttagcttagcatttgatcgtttagtatattgctattgctttcttcatgacttatacatattcctatgactatgagattatgcaactcccgaatactggaggaacactttgtgtgctaccaaacgtcacaacgtaactgggtgattataaaggtgctctacaggtgtcttcgatggtacttgttgagttggcatagattgagattaggatttgtcactccgattgtcggagaggtatctctgggccctctcggtaatgcacgtcactataagccttgcaagcaatgtgactaatgagttagttacgggatgatgcattacggaacgagtaaagagacttgccggtaacgagattaaactaggtattgagataccgacgatcgaatctcgggcaaataacataccgatgacaaagggaacaacgtatgttgttatgcggtttgaccgataaagatcttcatagaatatgtaggagccaatatgagcatccaggttccgctattggttattgaccggagacgtgtctcggtcatgtctacatagttctcgaacccgtagggtccgcacgcttaacgttcggtgacgatcggtattatgagtttatgtgttttgatgtaccgaaggtagttcggagtcccggatgagatcggggacatgacgaggagtctcgaaatggtcgagacgtaaagatcgatatattggacgactatattcggacatcggaaaggttccgagtgattcgggtatttttcggagtaccggggagttacgggaatacgggggaagaagtattgggcctcatgggccaagtggtggaagagaggaggcaggacaaggcagggcgcgcggcccccctagcccaaaccgaattggactagggggccggcccccctttcctcctttcctccatctccttccttctccctcccttcctcttggtggactcctactaggacttggagtcctagtaggactccacacttgggcgcgcctctagggccggccggcctcgcctcctctcctcctttatatactgaGGCAAGGGGcacccatagacacacaagttgatcattgatcttttttagccgtgtgcggtgccccccttcaccataatccacctcggtcatatcgtagcggtgcttaggcgaagccctgcgttggtaacttcatcaacaccgtcaccacgccgtcgtgctgacgaagctctactggatcgtgagttcgcgggacatcaccaagctgaacgtgtgttgaacgcggaggtgccgtacgttcggtactgaggatcggtcgaccgtgaagacgtacgattacatcaaccgcgt
This genomic window contains:
- the LOC109734276 gene encoding uncharacterized protein gives rise to the protein MADGGHPGVALAALLLFCAVLGAGADHALYKDATQPVEARVADLLGRMTLAEKIGQMTQIERLVATPEVLRDNFIGSLLSGGGSVPRKGATAREWADMVDGFQRACMSTRLGIPMIYGIDAVHGNNNVYGATIFPHNVGLGATRDPGLVKRIGEATALEVRATGIQYAFAPCIAVCRDPRWGRCYESYSEDRRIVQSMTELIPGLQGDVPKNFTSGMPFVAGKNKVVACAKHFVGDGGTVNGINEDNTVINREGLMNIHMPAYFDALAKGVSTVMISYSSWNGVKMHANQDLVTGYLKDTLKFQGFVISDWMGIDKLTTPYGADYPYSVKASVLAGLDMIMVPKNYTQFISILTGYVNSGVVPMSRIDDAVTRILRVKFAMGLFENPYADPAMAEQLGKQEHRDLAREAVRKSLVLLKNGKTSDAPMLPLSKKAPKILVAGSHADNLGYQCGGWTIEWQGDSGRITVGITILDAVRAAVDPSTTVVFAENPDAEFVRNGGFSYAIVAVGEHPYTETAGDNLNLTIPEPGQSTVQAVCGAVRCATVLISGRPMVAQPLLAASDALVAAWLPGSEGQGVTDALFGDYGFTGRLARTWFKSVDQLPMNVGDAHYDPLFPLGFGLTTEGTSQGDGVALHSSM